In the genome of Pseudomonas sp. LBUM920, one region contains:
- a CDS encoding exodeoxyribonuclease VII small subunit, with product MARKKVALDFEQSLADLQTLVERLENGELSLEDSLTAFEQGIGLTRDCQSALAQAEQKVQVLLERDGELAEEPFDAEQPE from the coding sequence ATGGCCCGCAAAAAAGTTGCACTCGATTTCGAACAATCCCTCGCCGACCTGCAAACTCTGGTCGAGCGTCTGGAGAACGGCGAGTTGTCGCTGGAAGATTCGTTGACGGCGTTCGAGCAAGGCATCGGCCTGACGCGCGACTGCCAGAGCGCGTTGGCGCAGGCTGAGCAGAAAGTGCAAGTGCTGCTGGAACGGGACGGGGAGTTGGCCGAAGAACCTTTCGATGCGGAACAGCCGGAATGA
- the ispA gene encoding (2E,6E)-farnesyl diphosphate synthase, whose amino-acid sequence MIDAYQASSQARVNAALEPLFVAPSPEMKRLYEAMRYSVMNGGKRVRPLLAYAACEALGAPAEQANGAACAVELIHAYSLVHDDLPAMDDDDLRRGQPTTHKAFDEAYAILAGDGLQSLAFSALLDPRLNSVNAENSLRMVTALALAAGPAGMVGGQAIDMGSVSLKLDQQALEHMHRHKTGALIEAAVHLGALASGRAEAAQLAALQTYSRAVGLAFQVQDDILDVESDTATLGKRQGADAARDKPTYPALLGLEAAKAYALELRDQALDALRPFDAAAEPLRDLARYIVERRH is encoded by the coding sequence ATGATCGACGCGTATCAGGCCAGTAGCCAAGCCCGGGTCAACGCGGCGCTCGAGCCCTTGTTTGTTGCGCCAAGTCCGGAAATGAAGCGTCTCTACGAAGCCATGCGCTACAGCGTCATGAATGGCGGCAAGCGTGTGCGCCCGTTGCTGGCCTATGCGGCGTGTGAAGCGCTGGGCGCGCCGGCCGAGCAGGCCAATGGTGCGGCGTGTGCGGTGGAGCTGATTCACGCCTATTCCCTGGTGCATGACGATTTGCCGGCGATGGACGACGACGATTTGCGTCGCGGCCAGCCGACCACCCACAAAGCCTTTGATGAAGCCTACGCCATTTTGGCCGGCGATGGCCTGCAGAGCCTGGCGTTCAGCGCCCTGCTGGACCCACGCTTAAATAGCGTGAACGCAGAAAACAGCCTGCGCATGGTGACCGCCCTCGCCCTGGCCGCAGGCCCGGCCGGTATGGTCGGCGGGCAAGCGATCGACATGGGTTCGGTCAGCCTCAAGCTGGATCAACAGGCCCTGGAACATATGCATCGCCACAAGACCGGCGCGCTGATCGAAGCCGCCGTGCACCTGGGTGCGTTGGCCAGTGGCCGTGCCGAAGCTGCGCAATTGGCCGCCCTGCAGACCTATTCCCGGGCTGTCGGCCTGGCGTTTCAGGTGCAGGACGACATTCTCGACGTCGAAAGTGACACCGCGACCCTGGGCAAACGCCAAGGCGCGGATGCCGCACGCGATAAACCGACCTATCCGGCCTTGCTTGGCCTTGAAGCGGCCAAGGCGTATGCCCTGGAACTGCGCGACCAAGCCCTGGATGCCCTGCGACCTTTCGACGCGGCGGCCGAGCCTCTGCGCGACCTGGCGCGGTATATCGTCGAACGCCGCCACTGA